A single genomic interval of Pseudomonadales bacterium harbors:
- a CDS encoding type II toxin-antitoxin system RelE/ParE family toxin — protein MSAPRWSQRARADLKAIHDYIAADSPANAKAVVRDILARTAALPDTPRIGRRVPELDDPDIREVPAHSSQLQHFRLQNGHFGRVAGTTNQSVMGGSPHFPRRSCSHTCFCFTH, from the coding sequence GTGAGTGCGCCTCGCTGGTCGCAGCGGGCGCGGGCGGATTTGAAGGCGATCCACGACTACATCGCCGCGGACTCACCCGCCAACGCCAAGGCCGTCGTACGCGACATTCTCGCCCGCACCGCCGCCCTGCCCGACACTCCGCGCATCGGCCGGCGCGTGCCCGAACTCGATGACCCCGACATCCGCGAAGTCCCCGCGCACTCCTCCCAACTTCAGCACTTCAGATTGCAAAACGGCCATTTCGGCAGGGTGGCAGGCACTACAAATCAATCAGTTATGGGTGGATCTCCTCATTTTCCCAGGAGATCATGTAGTCACACGTGTTTTTGTTTCACCCATTGA